In Clostridium sp. DL-VIII, the following proteins share a genomic window:
- a CDS encoding formate C-acetyltransferase/glycerol dehydratase family glycyl radical enzyme produces the protein MEQIIMSQRIEKLKEKMLSEKRYASIEQALIITETYKQNEDKPVIIKRALALKNSLSKLEIGVEEEELIVGNRTKGVRYGVVFPESGSSWIDTEFESLPTRPQDKFNVRAEDIEKFRGIIKPYWEGHSLEDVIKARYGKEINEISKVVKINQKDHAQGHICPNCEEWLELGPEGIKQRAFEKIKNAGGENSDFYESVIIVMEGTQEFMLRYHKLMIEKANKETDENLKASMLKVAENCKNLSIRPAESFHEAVQAIWFLFVILHMESNASSFSPGRMDEFLYPYYKKDIENGTLNNEEVLEIIECLWLKFNQIVYLRNSHSAKFFAGFPIGFNIAIGGQDESGNDFSNELSYLFLKAQEHLGLPQPNLSVRLHKETSEKLLKESIKVVAKGSGMPQYFNDEAVISAMIDLGINEKDARDYAIVGCVELTTQGNNLGWSDAAMFNLNKVLELTLNNGRCLMTKDLIGLDLGNLTTYNKYEDLEEAFSKQIDYFVDKMILACEQVEKAHIDVLPSPFLSSVIDDCIEKGIDVTAGGAVYNLSGIQMIQVANLADSLAAIKLLVYDEKRIPKEELLKALQNNFEGYEIVRAMLLNRAPKYGNDIEWVDEIGAKWARYFNKKLKNYTNYRGGPYHTGMYTVSAHVPMGENVGASADGRYARSPLADGGMSPVYGRDIAGPTAVLKSVSRLDNVLTTNGGLLNMKFLPEFFKTETGIVKFSRFLRAFVDLEIPHIQFNVLRKEDLLAAQKNPENYRSLTVRVAGYTAYFTELAGELQNEIIARTSYGDI, from the coding sequence ATGGAGCAAATAATAATGTCTCAAAGGATTGAAAAGTTAAAAGAAAAGATGCTATCTGAAAAAAGATATGCATCAATTGAACAAGCACTTATTATAACGGAAACATACAAACAAAATGAAGATAAACCAGTTATTATAAAAAGAGCATTAGCGTTAAAAAATTCTCTTTCAAAATTAGAAATAGGTGTTGAAGAAGAAGAATTAATCGTTGGGAATCGTACAAAGGGTGTTAGATATGGAGTAGTATTCCCAGAGAGCGGAAGCTCGTGGATTGATACAGAATTTGAAAGTCTTCCAACTAGACCTCAGGATAAATTCAATGTAAGAGCAGAAGATATAGAGAAATTCCGTGGAATTATTAAGCCTTATTGGGAGGGACATTCATTAGAAGATGTCATTAAAGCAAGGTATGGAAAAGAAATTAATGAGATTTCAAAGGTAGTAAAGATAAACCAAAAGGATCATGCTCAAGGGCATATTTGTCCAAATTGTGAAGAATGGCTTGAATTAGGACCAGAAGGAATAAAACAGAGAGCATTTGAGAAAATAAAAAATGCAGGCGGGGAAAATAGTGACTTTTATGAAAGTGTTATTATTGTAATGGAAGGTACACAAGAATTTATGCTTAGATATCATAAATTAATGATAGAAAAAGCGAACAAAGAGACCGATGAAAATCTGAAAGCAAGTATGCTCAAAGTTGCTGAAAACTGCAAAAACCTTTCAATAAGACCAGCGGAGAGTTTTCATGAAGCTGTGCAGGCAATTTGGTTTTTATTTGTCATACTTCATATGGAATCCAATGCATCATCTTTTTCACCAGGGAGAATGGATGAATTTTTATATCCATATTATAAGAAGGATATAGAAAATGGAACACTTAATAATGAAGAAGTGCTAGAAATAATTGAATGTCTTTGGCTTAAATTTAACCAAATTGTGTATTTAAGGAATTCTCATAGCGCTAAATTCTTTGCAGGGTTTCCGATAGGATTTAATATTGCAATTGGTGGGCAGGATGAAAGTGGGAATGATTTTTCTAATGAATTATCTTACTTATTTTTAAAAGCGCAAGAGCATTTAGGATTACCTCAGCCAAATTTATCTGTGAGATTGCATAAGGAAACAAGTGAGAAGCTATTAAAAGAAAGTATAAAGGTTGTAGCAAAAGGAAGCGGAATGCCTCAATATTTCAATGATGAAGCAGTGATTTCAGCAATGATAGATTTAGGCATTAATGAAAAGGATGCACGAGATTATGCAATTGTAGGGTGTGTAGAACTTACAACTCAAGGAAATAATTTGGGGTGGAGTGATGCGGCAATGTTTAATCTGAATAAAGTATTAGAATTGACGCTAAATAATGGAAGATGCTTAATGACAAAAGATTTAATAGGTTTAGATTTAGGTAATTTAACTACTTATAATAAATATGAAGATTTAGAGGAAGCTTTTTCTAAGCAGATAGATTATTTTGTAGATAAGATGATTTTAGCATGCGAGCAAGTTGAAAAGGCCCATATAGATGTTCTGCCATCTCCATTTTTATCATCCGTTATTGATGATTGCATAGAAAAAGGAATTGATGTTACAGCAGGTGGAGCAGTATATAATTTATCAGGAATTCAAATGATACAAGTTGCAAATTTAGCAGATAGCTTGGCTGCGATTAAACTTTTAGTTTATGATGAGAAAAGAATCCCTAAAGAAGAATTATTAAAAGCACTACAAAATAACTTTGAGGGATATGAAATTGTGCGAGCAATGTTGTTAAATAGAGCGCCTAAATATGGTAATGATATTGAATGGGTAGATGAAATTGGAGCTAAATGGGCTAGATATTTCAATAAAAAGCTTAAGAATTATACAAATTATCGTGGAGGCCCATATCATACTGGAATGTATACAGTATCGGCGCATGTTCCAATGGGTGAAAATGTAGGTGCATCTGCAGATGGAAGATATGCAAGATCTCCGTTAGCAGATGGGGGAATGTCGCCTGTATATGGAAGGGACATTGCAGGACCTACTGCAGTCTTAAAATCAGTGTCGAGATTAGATAACGTGTTAACTACTAATGGTGGATTATTAAATATGAAATTCTTACCCGAGTTCTTTAAAACAGAAACAGGAATTGTTAAATTTTCAAGGTTTTTAAGAGCATTTGTAGATTTAGAAATACCACATATTCAATTTAACGTCTTAAGAAAAGAAGATTTATTAGCAGCTCAGAAGAATCCAGAGAACTATCGAAGTTTGACTGTACGTGTAGCAGGCTATACTGCATATTTTACTGAACTTGCAGGAGAACTACAAAATGAAATTATAGCTAGAACAAGTTATGGAGATATATAG
- a CDS encoding glycyl-radical enzyme activating protein, with protein sequence MDGDNLAVRGRIFDIRRFSTHDGDGIRTTIFLKGCPLRCVWCQNPEGISEDEHLIHFENKCIRCGLCVKNCVNKSVIEKDNKISIIQEQCTEEQNKIVIDVCPTGALTMDSKVYTLDEIIEIVMRDRAFFKYGGGVTLSGGEPLFQKEFTIALLKKLKEIGINTAIETSLFAPSKYILEILPYIDIIFADLKVFDEEKHKALTGVSNELIKRNISLVLESDKKDNIIIRTPLIPGFTANKENISDISSYISKIYSNVKYELLNYNPLAKAKYNLIDNLEYCFEENPQMYSDEQMNEFYNIAYAAGIKNLIKQ encoded by the coding sequence ATGGATGGAGATAATTTAGCAGTACGAGGAAGGATTTTTGATATACGAAGATTTTCAACTCATGATGGAGATGGAATAAGAACAACGATTTTTCTTAAAGGCTGTCCATTAAGGTGTGTGTGGTGCCAAAATCCTGAAGGCATTTCGGAAGATGAGCATCTGATTCACTTTGAAAATAAATGCATAAGGTGTGGACTGTGCGTGAAGAATTGTGTTAATAAATCTGTTATAGAGAAAGATAATAAAATATCTATTATTCAAGAGCAATGTACAGAGGAGCAAAATAAAATTGTTATTGATGTTTGTCCAACAGGAGCATTAACTATGGATTCTAAAGTTTATACTTTAGATGAGATCATAGAAATAGTTATGAGGGATAGAGCATTTTTCAAATATGGCGGAGGAGTTACATTATCAGGTGGAGAACCGCTTTTTCAAAAGGAATTTACAATAGCTTTGCTAAAGAAACTTAAAGAAATTGGTATAAATACAGCAATTGAAACTTCGTTGTTTGCACCTAGTAAATATATATTAGAGATATTGCCATACATTGATATAATTTTTGCTGATTTAAAAGTATTTGATGAAGAAAAGCACAAGGCTCTTACAGGCGTTAGCAATGAACTTATTAAAAGAAACATTAGTCTTGTTTTAGAAAGTGATAAGAAAGATAATATAATTATTAGAACACCATTAATACCAGGGTTTACAGCAAATAAGGAGAATATCAGTGATATAAGCAGCTATATTTCAAAGATATATTCAAATGTAAAATATGAACTATTAAATTATAATCCACTTGCAAAAGCAAAATATAATTTAATAGATAATTTAGAGTATTGTTTTGAAGAAAACCCACAGATGTATAGTGATGAGCAAATGAATGAGTTTTATAATATTGCTTATGCAGCAGGAATAAAGAATTTAATTAAGCAATAA
- a CDS encoding transaldolase family protein, producing the protein MLILIDDANLDAIKRIYENYPCDGVTTNPSILKKQGGNPMKVLKEIREFLPEGAQLHAQVVSLTAEKMVDEAHHMLEVLGKDTFIKVPVTSEGIKAMKLLAKENVNITATAIYTAMQAFIAAKAGARYTAPYVNRLDNMGADGVQVAKDIHDMFKAHNLNADVLAASFKNSQQVLNLCKYGIGSVTAAPDVIEGLIKHDATTNAVEVFTKDFYALVGEGKTMEDL; encoded by the coding sequence ATGTTAATATTAATTGATGATGCAAATTTAGATGCAATTAAAAGAATTTATGAAAACTACCCATGTGATGGAGTAACAACAAACCCTTCTATTTTAAAAAAACAAGGTGGAAATCCTATGAAGGTATTAAAGGAAATTAGAGAATTCTTACCAGAAGGTGCACAGCTTCACGCTCAAGTAGTATCTTTAACCGCTGAAAAGATGGTTGATGAAGCTCATCATATGTTAGAAGTATTAGGTAAAGATACATTTATAAAGGTTCCTGTAACAAGTGAAGGAATAAAAGCTATGAAATTATTAGCTAAGGAGAATGTTAATATTACAGCTACAGCTATATATACAGCAATGCAAGCGTTTATAGCAGCAAAAGCAGGTGCTAGATATACAGCACCTTATGTAAATAGATTAGACAATATGGGAGCAGATGGTGTTCAAGTGGCAAAAGACATTCACGATATGTTTAAAGCTCATAATTTAAATGCAGATGTATTAGCTGCAAGTTTTAAAAATTCACAACAAGTTTTAAATTTGTGCAAGTATGGAATTGGCTCGGTCACAGCAGCACCTGATGTAATTGAGGGCTTAATTAAGCATGATGCAACTACAAATGCAGTAGAAGTATTTACGAAAGATTTTTATGCTCTAGTTGGTGAAGGAAAGACCATGGAAGATCTATAG
- a CDS encoding ABC transporter substrate-binding protein, which yields MKKRILSCVLAGLLAATALVGCGGGQAAKTSAAKTFIFAQGADPRGLDPAFVDDGESAKVMCNIYEGLVKYGDEDTSIQPCLAESWDISQDGKEYTFHLRKGVKFHDGTDFNADAVVKSVSRQLPPNATDDMPYASFTFDGVTKVEAIDDNTVKFTLKEANTPFLANLAMTLAAPIVSPTALEKNNGNLNEAPVGTGPFKFVSWEKGDKVTLEKNNDYWGDKAKIDKLVIKIDKENSVRASELMTGAIDAMDGLDPSDVDKLKEKGMNIFSKPGMNINYMAFDCDRPPFNNPKLREAVSYAINRNELVQYLYQGYADPAKTMLPNFIAGYKDVSDYEYNPEKAKQMLKDLGMENLQVKMVTYSNPRPYNSVGGQKLAEAVQNYLSKVGITATIDVYQWTEYKDKTTQGEGDIKFYGWNGDNGDADNFLSLVASTVSPSLNISRYSNPEVDKLLAQGKATPNGDARNAIYGQVQDILSKDAPWVNISYAKSMAASSSKVKNFSVHPTGSIFFQKVDKE from the coding sequence ATGAAAAAAAGAATTTTATCATGTGTACTTGCAGGGTTACTCGCTGCAACGGCTCTTGTAGGATGCGGCGGGGGACAAGCTGCTAAGACAAGTGCTGCCAAAACATTTATATTTGCACAAGGGGCAGATCCAAGAGGATTAGATCCTGCTTTCGTTGATGATGGAGAGTCAGCAAAAGTTATGTGCAATATATATGAAGGATTAGTTAAGTATGGTGATGAGGATACAAGTATTCAACCATGTTTAGCAGAAAGCTGGGATATTAGTCAGGATGGTAAGGAATATACTTTCCATTTAAGAAAGGGAGTTAAATTCCATGATGGTACTGATTTTAATGCAGATGCAGTAGTTAAATCTGTAAGCCGTCAATTACCTCCAAATGCAACTGATGATATGCCATATGCATCATTTACCTTTGATGGGGTTACTAAGGTTGAAGCTATTGATGACAATACAGTTAAGTTTACATTAAAAGAGGCAAATACTCCATTTTTAGCAAATCTTGCAATGACACTTGCAGCTCCGATTGTAAGTCCAACAGCACTTGAAAAAAATAATGGTAATTTAAATGAAGCTCCAGTAGGAACTGGACCTTTTAAATTTGTTTCTTGGGAAAAGGGTGATAAAGTAACTCTTGAAAAGAATAATGATTACTGGGGAGATAAAGCTAAAATTGATAAATTAGTAATTAAAATTGATAAGGAAAATTCAGTAAGAGCCAGTGAACTTATGACTGGTGCAATTGATGCAATGGATGGATTAGATCCTAGTGATGTTGATAAATTAAAAGAAAAAGGTATGAATATATTCTCAAAGCCTGGAATGAATATAAACTACATGGCTTTTGATTGTGACAGGCCTCCTTTCAATAATCCAAAGTTAAGAGAAGCTGTATCATATGCAATTAATCGTAATGAATTAGTTCAATATTTATATCAAGGCTATGCAGATCCAGCAAAAACTATGCTGCCTAATTTCATAGCTGGATATAAAGATGTGTCAGATTACGAATATAATCCAGAGAAAGCTAAACAAATGCTTAAGGATTTAGGGATGGAAAATCTTCAAGTTAAGATGGTAACTTATTCTAATCCAAGACCTTATAACTCTGTTGGTGGTCAAAAGTTAGCAGAAGCAGTTCAAAACTACTTAAGTAAAGTTGGTATTACGGCAACAATTGATGTATACCAATGGACTGAATACAAAGATAAAACTACACAAGGTGAAGGCGATATTAAATTCTATGGTTGGAATGGTGATAACGGAGATGCAGATAATTTCTTATCATTAGTTGCTAGTACTGTTTCACCAAGCTTAAATATTTCTAGATATTCAAATCCAGAAGTTGATAAGCTTTTAGCACAAGGAAAAGCAACACCAAATGGAGATGCTAGAAATGCAATATATGGACAAGTTCAGGATATACTTTCAAAAGATGCACCATGGGTTAATATTTCATATGCAAAATCAATGGCTGCTTCATCATCAAAGGTTAAGAACTTTAGTGTTCACCCAACAGGTTCAATTTTCTTCCAAAAGGTTGATAAAGAATAA
- a CDS encoding ABC transporter permease — MFKYFIKRLILLIPVVIGVSILVFLIMHVFSTDPTSIILGQHASQEQIEALRQQLGLNAPLYIQYLKFIGGIFTGNFGTSLITKSSVATEIFSRFPATIELAILSIIVASIVGITLGVISAVKQNSILDYLCMGTSLVGVSMPIFWLGLILIVVFSVGLGILPVSGRATIGLEPTKITGLYLLDSLITGDMTAFVDSLEHLILPVIALSSYSTAIIARMTRSTMLEVLGQDYIRTARSKGLAEKIVVKGHGLRNALIPVSTVIGLQLGSLLGGAVLTETVFSWPGIGSYTIDAILKSDYPVVQGSVMIMAIIFVLVNLLVDLLYAFIDPRIKYS; from the coding sequence ATGTTCAAATATTTTATAAAAAGATTAATATTACTAATACCGGTAGTTATCGGGGTTTCTATTTTGGTATTTCTAATAATGCACGTATTTTCTACTGATCCTACATCTATAATTTTAGGTCAACATGCTAGCCAGGAACAAATTGAAGCATTGAGACAGCAATTAGGGTTAAATGCTCCTTTATATATTCAATATTTAAAATTCATAGGTGGTATTTTTACAGGAAATTTTGGTACTTCGCTTATAACTAAGAGCTCTGTGGCAACAGAGATTTTTTCGAGATTTCCAGCAACTATTGAGCTTGCGATACTCTCTATAATCGTTGCTTCGATTGTGGGTATAACACTTGGAGTTATTTCAGCAGTGAAGCAAAATTCAATTTTAGATTATCTTTGTATGGGCACATCTTTAGTTGGTGTATCTATGCCTATATTCTGGCTCGGACTAATATTAATTGTTGTATTTTCAGTTGGCTTAGGTATACTTCCAGTATCGGGAAGAGCAACTATAGGATTAGAGCCAACGAAAATAACCGGACTTTATTTATTAGATAGTTTAATAACAGGAGATATGACTGCATTTGTTGATTCATTGGAGCACTTGATATTACCAGTAATTGCACTTTCATCATATTCTACTGCTATTATTGCACGTATGACACGTTCTACTATGCTTGAAGTTTTAGGACAGGATTACATTAGAACAGCAAGATCTAAAGGACTTGCAGAGAAGATCGTTGTAAAGGGACATGGCCTTAGAAATGCTTTGATTCCAGTATCAACTGTTATTGGACTTCAGTTAGGTTCATTGCTTGGGGGAGCTGTTTTAACAGAAACAGTTTTTTCATGGCCTGGAATTGGCAGTTATACAATCGATGCTATATTGAAATCAGATTACCCAGTTGTGCAAGGGTCTGTAATGATAATGGCGATTATATTTGTTTTAGTAAATTTATTAGTAGATTTACTTTATGCATTTATAGATCCTCGTATCAAATATTCTTAA
- the nikC gene encoding nickel transporter permease: MDTNNLRSQEEKKSLMIRFKKFMGLIISNRAALVGLVIIILIVFITVFGSFIMPYDPNTGDLSSSLQTPSASHFFGTDEQGRDIFSRVIDGAKISLRVGIVAVAIALSIGTIVGSICGYFGGRLDMFLMRIMDVILAFPSLLLAIAFMAALGRGIDKAVIAISIVTIPEYARIVRGCVLSIRESEYVQAAKAIGNGDFVIIFKHVLPNILSPIIVRATLGISGAILDAAALGFLGLGVQPPYAEWGTMLGSGRTYFYNAPYIILFPGLAITITVLAFNLLGDGLRDALDPKLNA; the protein is encoded by the coding sequence ATGGATACGAATAATTTAAGGTCTCAAGAAGAAAAGAAATCATTAATGATTAGATTTAAAAAATTTATGGGTTTAATTATTTCAAATAGAGCTGCATTGGTTGGATTAGTTATAATCATATTAATAGTATTTATTACTGTTTTCGGAAGTTTTATAATGCCGTATGATCCTAATACAGGTGATCTTTCGAGTTCACTTCAAACTCCATCTGCATCTCATTTCTTTGGTACGGATGAACAGGGAAGAGATATTTTTTCAAGAGTGATTGATGGTGCTAAAATTTCACTTAGGGTTGGAATAGTTGCTGTTGCTATTGCCTTATCAATTGGAACAATAGTTGGTTCGATTTGCGGATACTTTGGAGGAAGATTAGATATGTTCTTAATGCGAATTATGGATGTAATCTTAGCATTTCCTTCATTATTACTTGCAATTGCATTTATGGCTGCTTTAGGTAGAGGTATTGATAAGGCTGTTATTGCAATTAGTATAGTTACAATTCCAGAGTATGCGCGTATAGTACGTGGTTGTGTGCTGTCTATACGTGAAAGTGAATATGTTCAAGCGGCAAAAGCTATTGGTAATGGAGACTTTGTTATAATTTTTAAACATGTGCTTCCTAATATATTATCGCCTATAATTGTACGTGCGACTCTTGGAATTTCGGGTGCAATTCTAGATGCTGCTGCATTGGGATTCTTAGGACTTGGAGTACAGCCACCGTACGCTGAATGGGGAACAATGCTTGGTTCAGGAAGAACTTATTTCTATAATGCACCGTATATAATTTTATTTCCAGGTCTTGCAATTACAATTACAGTACTTGCATTTAACTTACTTGGAGACGGGCTTAGAGATGCACTTGATCCTAAGCTAAATGCTTAA
- a CDS encoding ABC transporter ATP-binding protein, which translates to MLLEIKNLKTEFETKKGTVCAVNGVDFSVDKGEVVAIVGESGSGKSVTSLSLMRLLGKSTKTKVTGQALFKGENILDKSEKEMQQMRGKMLSMIFQEPMTSLNPVFTVGKQISEAVIKHDKVNKAEAKNRAIEMLRLVGIPSPETRVNNYPHQLSGGMRQRVMIAMALSCNPELLIADEPTTALDVTIQAQILDLMLELKEKLGTAILLITHDLGVVAEVADKVVVMYCGRVVEKANVKDLFRDPKHPYTKGLLNSIPKIDEDAERLFIIPGTVPNPLDLPSGCAFRDRCPSCMEKCEKEQPSLYNLDGREARCFLYEKEDKANG; encoded by the coding sequence ATGTTACTTGAAATAAAAAATCTGAAGACTGAATTTGAAACTAAAAAGGGAACTGTTTGTGCTGTAAATGGTGTTGATTTTAGTGTGGATAAAGGTGAAGTTGTAGCTATTGTTGGAGAATCAGGCAGTGGTAAGAGTGTTACATCTCTTTCATTAATGAGACTACTTGGGAAATCTACTAAGACCAAAGTAACTGGTCAAGCGTTGTTTAAAGGAGAAAACATTCTTGATAAATCAGAAAAAGAAATGCAGCAAATGCGTGGTAAAATGCTCTCTATGATATTTCAAGAGCCTATGACATCGTTAAATCCAGTATTTACAGTTGGAAAACAAATTTCTGAAGCTGTTATTAAACATGATAAGGTAAATAAAGCAGAAGCAAAAAACAGAGCAATTGAAATGTTAAGATTGGTTGGAATTCCATCACCAGAAACTAGGGTTAACAACTATCCTCACCAGTTAAGTGGAGGCATGAGACAAAGAGTCATGATAGCTATGGCACTTAGCTGCAATCCGGAGCTTTTAATTGCAGATGAGCCCACAACTGCTTTAGATGTTACAATCCAAGCTCAAATTCTTGATCTTATGCTTGAATTAAAGGAAAAGCTAGGAACTGCCATTCTTCTTATAACTCATGATTTAGGTGTCGTAGCAGAAGTTGCAGATAAAGTTGTTGTTATGTATTGTGGAAGAGTTGTTGAAAAGGCAAATGTCAAAGATCTATTCAGGGATCCAAAGCACCCATATACTAAAGGGCTTCTGAACTCAATTCCTAAAATAGACGAGGATGCTGAAAGATTGTTTATTATACCTGGAACAGTGCCTAATCCATTGGATTTACCCTCTGGCTGTGCTTTCAGAGATAGATGTCCAAGCTGCATGGAAAAATGTGAAAAGGAACAACCTTCTTTATATAATTTAGATGGTAGAGAGGCCCGTTGTTTCTTGTACGAAAAGGAGGATAAAGCTAATGGATAA
- a CDS encoding dipeptide ABC transporter ATP-binding protein: MDKEKLMEIKSLKKYFPVGSSGFFQKPAYVQAVDDVTFDIYKGETLGIVGESGCGKSTMGRLLVTLLDSTSGEILFEGKEVNAIRKNNRKDISKNIQIIFQDPYASLNPRMTIGDIIREPMKINGIASGEELEKRLDILLNQVGLASYHKDRYPHEFSGGQRQRVGIARAISVNPKLIVCDEAVSALDVSIQAQILNLLDDLQKELGFTYLFIAHGLNVVKHISDRVGVMYLGKLVEIADVDKLYSTPMHPYTTALLSAIPIPNPEKKKERIILTGDVPSPINPPSGCRFHTRCPKCMDICKQTEPQLVELESGHKVACHLYNK, from the coding sequence ATGGATAAGGAAAAATTAATGGAAATAAAAAGTTTAAAGAAATATTTTCCTGTAGGATCCTCAGGATTTTTCCAAAAACCTGCGTATGTTCAAGCTGTTGATGATGTTACTTTTGATATATATAAAGGAGAAACTTTAGGGATAGTTGGAGAATCTGGTTGTGGTAAGTCAACTATGGGAAGACTTCTCGTTACATTGCTTGATTCAACTTCTGGTGAAATCTTATTTGAAGGAAAAGAAGTAAATGCTATTCGTAAAAATAATAGAAAAGATATAAGTAAGAACATTCAAATTATATTCCAAGATCCATATGCTTCTTTAAATCCAAGAATGACAATTGGAGATATCATAAGAGAACCAATGAAAATAAATGGTATTGCAAGTGGAGAAGAATTAGAAAAGAGACTTGATATTCTTTTAAATCAGGTGGGACTTGCATCTTATCATAAAGATAGATATCCACATGAGTTTAGTGGAGGGCAAAGACAAAGAGTAGGGATTGCGCGTGCTATTTCAGTTAATCCTAAACTTATAGTCTGTGATGAAGCAGTTTCAGCTCTTGATGTATCTATTCAAGCTCAAATTTTAAATCTTTTAGACGATCTTCAAAAAGAACTAGGTTTTACTTATTTATTCATTGCACATGGTTTAAACGTAGTTAAACATATTAGTGATAGGGTAGGAGTTATGTATCTTGGAAAGCTTGTTGAAATTGCGGATGTAGACAAATTGTATAGTACACCAATGCATCCATATACGACAGCCTTGCTTTCAGCTATACCAATTCCTAATCCAGAGAAGAAAAAGGAAAGAATTATATTAACAGGTGATGTACCAAGTCCAATTAATCCACCATCAGGTTGTAGATTTCATACAAGATGTCCTAAATGTATGGATATATGTAAACAAACAGAACCACAGCTGGTTGAGCTAGAATCAGGACATAAGGTTGCCTGCCACTTATACAATAAATAA